The Vibrio metoecus sequence CGGTTTGACTCATCCTGATGATGCGGTTAAAGCCTACCAAGCCGGTTCCGTTTTTGGTGGATTGATTTTTGTTGAGAAATCCAAACGCTTTGTGAATGTAGAACAAGCGCGCCTGACCATGAGCGGCGCACCGCTACAGTATGTCGGCGTGTTTCAAAATCACCCAGCAGCACAAGTCGCTGATATCGCGACCCAATTGGGCTTATTTGCGGTGCAACTGCACGGTGAGGAAGATTCTGCGTATGTAAGCGAACTACGCGCTTCCCTTCCAGAATCCATTGAAATTTGGAAAGCGTATGGCGTGAGTGATGCCTTACCTGAGCTACTACCAGAGCACATCGATCGACATCTGCTCGATGCCAAAGTCGGCGAACAGAGTGGCGGCACAGGACACAGTTTTGATTGGCGCTTGCTGCCAAAACATAGCGACCTGATGCTCGCCGGTGGATTGAGCGCCGAGAATGTCGCCCAAGCGGCGCAACTTGGCTGCCGCGGACTGGATTTCAACTCTGGCGTGGAAAGCGCTCCGGGTAAAAAAGACGCCAACCAGTTACAACAGGTTTTCCAACAGTTACGGAATTATTAGATTATCAGCATGGCAACATGCATAAGAAAGGAATGTAAGCATGGCTAAATTAAACGCCTATTTTGGCGAATTCGGTGGGCAGTTTGTGCCACAAATTTTGGTTCCGGCACTCGATCAACTGGAACAAGCTTTTATTGATGCCCAGCAGGATGATGTTTTTCGCGCTGAATTTATGAGCCTACTGCAAGAGTACGCAGGTCGCCCCACGGCGCTGACGCTGACGCAAAACATCACCAAAGGCACCAAAACCAAACTCTATTTGAAGCGTGAAGATCTGCTGCACGGCGGCGCGCACAAAACCAACCAAGTACTTGGCCAAGCCCTGCTAGCAAAACGCATGGGCAAACATGAAATCATCGCCGAAACTGGTGCGGGGCAACACGGTGTGGCGACGGCATTAGCCTGTGCGCTGCTTGGCCTAAAGTGCCGCGTGTACATGGGTGCGAAAGACGTTGAGCGCCAAAGCCCGAACGTGTTCCGTATGCGCTTGATGGGCGCAACCGTGATTCCGGTTCATTCAGGGTCAGCAACGCTAAAAGATGCCTGTAACGAAGCGCTGCGTGACTGGTCTGGTAGCTACGAAACCGCGCATTATCTGCTCGGCACTGCGGCGGGCCCTCACCCGTTCCCAACCATTGTGCGTGAATTCCAACGCATTATTGGCGAAGAAACCAAAAACCAAATCCTTGCTCGTGAAGGTCGTTTGCCCGATGCGGTGATCGCCTGTGTCGGCGGTGGTTCAAACGCGATTGGCATGTTTGCTGATTTCATCGAAGAGGAATCGGTACGTTTGATCGGTATTGAGCCAGCTGGTAAAGGCATTGATACCCACCAACATGGCGCGCCA is a genomic window containing:
- the trpB gene encoding tryptophan synthase subunit beta codes for the protein MAKLNAYFGEFGGQFVPQILVPALDQLEQAFIDAQQDDVFRAEFMSLLQEYAGRPTALTLTQNITKGTKTKLYLKREDLLHGGAHKTNQVLGQALLAKRMGKHEIIAETGAGQHGVATALACALLGLKCRVYMGAKDVERQSPNVFRMRLMGATVIPVHSGSATLKDACNEALRDWSGSYETAHYLLGTAAGPHPFPTIVREFQRIIGEETKNQILAREGRLPDAVIACVGGGSNAIGMFADFIEEESVRLIGIEPAGKGIDTHQHGAPLKHGKTGIFFGMKAPLMQDEHGQVEESYSVSAGLDFPSVGPQHAYLNAIGRAEYESITDDEALDAFQALARNEGIIPALESSHALAHAIKMAYAEPDKEQLLVVNLSGRGDKDIFTVHKLLEDKGAL